In Hallerella succinigenes, the following are encoded in one genomic region:
- a CDS encoding aminoglycoside phosphotransferase family protein — MIQERPQIAPKILRSLESKGFTAKAAWSLAGSAGSGRQYYRITEGEKTAILQTNASANEDFEHFVSYGKSFNDFSLPTPEIWAVDDAFAQILMQDMGEHTLLSVVVKDGQTLAGSARVLYPAVIDALVRWQESSPKFFLCRADIAARRFDYSALKWETDYFRTNYLQKKRGIAEIPQAVENFFSTLACMVDTHPKVLMHRDFQSQNIMVCNNSEVGFVDFQGARRGTMFYDIASLLWDPYVSLPEAMVEDFFEDWYRGYTLCHESFDKDEAWTLFLQASLQRLMQAMGAFCFLSMEKKIASFEQYIEPGKKRLLRVLELYEPLSPSRHEAITFLKNSLL, encoded by the coding sequence ATGATACAAGAACGTCCGCAAATTGCCCCCAAGATTCTCCGTTCCCTTGAAAGTAAAGGCTTTACCGCTAAAGCCGCATGGAGCCTCGCCGGTTCCGCAGGATCGGGTCGTCAATATTACCGCATCACCGAAGGCGAAAAGACCGCGATTCTGCAAACGAACGCCTCCGCGAATGAAGACTTTGAACATTTTGTCTCTTACGGAAAATCCTTTAACGACTTTAGCCTGCCGACACCAGAAATTTGGGCTGTCGACGATGCTTTCGCCCAAATCCTGATGCAGGACATGGGCGAACACACGCTCCTTTCCGTTGTAGTCAAAGACGGTCAGACCCTCGCTGGCAGCGCACGTGTTCTGTACCCGGCTGTGATCGATGCATTGGTCCGCTGGCAGGAATCCAGCCCCAAGTTCTTCCTTTGCCGTGCAGATATTGCAGCTCGCCGTTTTGATTACAGCGCTCTCAAATGGGAAACCGATTATTTCCGTACAAATTATCTTCAAAAGAAAAGGGGCATTGCCGAAATTCCGCAGGCAGTCGAAAACTTCTTTTCGACCCTCGCTTGCATGGTCGACACGCATCCGAAGGTTTTGATGCATCGCGATTTCCAGTCCCAGAACATCATGGTTTGCAACAATTCCGAAGTCGGCTTTGTAGACTTCCAAGGCGCTCGCCGCGGCACGATGTTCTACGACATCGCTTCGCTTCTTTGGGATCCGTACGTCTCTCTCCCAGAAGCAATGGTGGAAGATTTCTTTGAAGATTGGTACCGCGGTTATACGCTTTGCCACGAATCCTTCGACAAGGATGAAGCATGGACGCTCTTTTTACAAGCAAGCCTGCAACGTTTGATGCAGGCGATGGGAGCGTTCTGTTTCTTGTCGATGGAAAAGAAGATTGCAAGCTTTGAGCAGTATATTGAACCGGGCAAAAAGCGTTTGCTCCGCGTACTCGAACTTTACGAACCGCTGAGCCCTTCTCGCCACGAAGCGATTACTTTCCTCAAGAATTCGCTATTGTAG
- a CDS encoding anthranilate synthase component I family protein, with product MTERTDSIYVALPGERYTPFSLAKKLGAKAIFESASFAHGRSRYSTLMVDEGFRLRQNEKDVSIIVDGKESVFLKEGEGDILDALLRISAENTVPPNQIPIPSSGVGYLGYEFCARCDTIRLAPQVDELNIPEAEFLIGHIYIVFDHFTEKLHLFALNYEEHQINLPAAIENIQKRLADLDFSYLAPEAKYSKGITMTDIENSRKEYVEKVAELQKHIIAGDIVQAVPSRRIQFASDIEALDIYRRLRTVNPSPYMFYLDYGTHQFIGASPESLVRVREGIATIHPIAGTRRRGKDEAEDEILIKNLKADPKERAEHLMLVDLARNDLGRVCEAGTVETTKYMDCEKFSHVIHLVSDVQGKVSKGKKAIEVLRSSFPAGTVSGAPKISAIEILSRLEKVKRRFYAGAVGYMESDGDLDFCIAIRCCLKQGKTISLQAGGGIVAASNAEREFEETNEKLGAVRAVLEGEN from the coding sequence ATGACCGAAAGAACAGACAGTATCTATGTAGCGCTCCCCGGTGAACGCTATACCCCGTTCTCCTTAGCGAAAAAGCTCGGCGCTAAGGCAATCTTTGAATCGGCAAGCTTTGCGCACGGTCGTAGCCGCTATTCCACTCTGATGGTAGACGAAGGCTTCCGTTTGCGTCAGAACGAAAAGGACGTGAGCATTATCGTGGACGGCAAGGAAAGCGTCTTTTTGAAGGAAGGCGAAGGAGACATTCTCGATGCTCTTTTAAGGATCTCTGCGGAAAATACGGTTCCGCCTAACCAGATCCCAATCCCTTCTTCGGGCGTGGGCTATCTCGGCTATGAATTCTGCGCCCGCTGCGATACGATTCGCCTGGCTCCGCAGGTCGATGAATTGAACATTCCAGAAGCGGAATTCTTAATCGGTCACATTTACATCGTCTTTGACCACTTTACCGAAAAGCTTCACCTGTTCGCTCTGAACTACGAAGAACACCAGATTAATTTGCCGGCTGCGATCGAAAACATCCAGAAGCGTCTTGCGGATCTGGACTTTAGCTATCTCGCTCCGGAAGCCAAGTACAGCAAGGGCATTACGATGACGGACATCGAAAACTCTCGCAAGGAATACGTGGAAAAGGTCGCGGAACTGCAGAAGCATATTATCGCAGGTGACATCGTGCAAGCGGTCCCATCTCGCCGCATCCAGTTCGCAAGCGATATCGAAGCTTTGGACATTTATCGCAGACTTCGCACGGTGAACCCGTCGCCGTATATGTTCTACCTCGATTACGGTACGCATCAGTTCATCGGCGCTTCGCCGGAAAGCCTTGTACGTGTGCGCGAGGGCATCGCCACAATTCACCCGATTGCCGGTACACGTCGTCGCGGTAAAGATGAAGCGGAAGATGAAATACTCATCAAGAATTTGAAGGCCGATCCCAAGGAACGCGCAGAACACCTGATGCTCGTGGACCTAGCTCGTAACGACCTCGGCCGAGTTTGTGAAGCGGGTACCGTGGAAACGACCAAGTACATGGATTGCGAAAAGTTCAGCCATGTGATTCACCTCGTTTCCGATGTGCAGGGAAAGGTTTCGAAGGGCAAAAAAGCGATTGAAGTCTTGCGTTCGAGCTTCCCGGCGGGTACGGTGAGCGGCGCTCCGAAAATCAGCGCAATCGAAATTCTTTCTCGCCTTGAAAAGGTCAAGCGTCGCTTCTATGCGGGTGCCGTGGGCTATATGGAATCCGATGGTGACTTGGATTTTTGCATTGCCATTCGTTGCTGCTTGAAGCAGGGTAAGACGATTAGCTTGCAGGCGGGAGGCGGTATTGTCGCAGCCTCTAACGCTGAACGTGAATTCGAAGAAACAAATGAGAAATTGGGTGCCGTCCGCGCCGTGTTGGAAGGAGAAAATTAA
- a CDS encoding bifunctional anthranilate synthase component II/anthranilate phosphoribosyltransferase, which yields MIVIIDNYDSFTYNVYQALAKITPEEIRVLRSRECTIQEIEALNPSRLIVSPGPGRPEDAGISVEAIKHFAGKLPILGVCLGHQAIGYAFGAKIVQAKFIKHGIAEEIDLDGKGLFRTIGKKNIFTRYHSLVIDESTLPSDFEITARATDGDIMGIRHKTMPIEGVQFHPESIASGRADEFFKAFLNYRREPLDVRGILNTLMDGKDLSRKTAELFMEDLTDGIMDERQMAGILTALFAKGPVADEIAGCAYVLNKKKRRFPYSGDELTDIVGTGGDGKGSFNVSSLSGLIAATCGAKVAKHGNRAVSSKSGAADFYTAAGFKLDMTPTQAATVIDKTNFVFLMAPVYHSAMRFAAPVRAALGVKTIMNLLGPLTNPAEAKYLMLGVYSKSVLEPFTKAAKALGAKRVMVAISDDGYDEISPCVPSTIAEILEDGKYREYRLDPKEFGVPSVDPEDLAGGTGADNFALAIDLLNGKGRPGIKYACALNAGAALYISNKAKTVKEGYDMAMKAMEDGSVLKKIEEVKNATQQF from the coding sequence ATGATCGTCATTATCGATAACTACGATTCCTTTACATACAACGTCTATCAGGCGCTGGCAAAAATCACCCCGGAAGAAATTCGCGTGCTCCGTAGCCGTGAATGCACGATCCAGGAAATTGAAGCCTTGAATCCGAGCCGTTTGATCGTGAGCCCGGGTCCGGGTCGTCCGGAAGATGCGGGAATTTCCGTAGAAGCGATCAAGCATTTTGCTGGCAAGCTTCCGATTCTCGGCGTATGCCTCGGGCATCAGGCTATCGGCTACGCTTTTGGTGCAAAGATTGTGCAGGCGAAGTTCATTAAGCACGGCATTGCGGAAGAAATTGACTTGGACGGCAAGGGCCTTTTCCGTACCATCGGCAAGAAGAACATCTTTACGCGTTACCACAGCCTTGTGATCGATGAATCGACACTGCCTTCGGATTTTGAAATCACGGCACGTGCTACGGACGGCGACATTATGGGCATTCGCCATAAGACGATGCCGATTGAAGGCGTGCAGTTCCATCCGGAATCCATTGCGAGCGGCCGTGCAGACGAATTTTTCAAGGCGTTCTTGAACTACCGTCGCGAACCGCTCGATGTGCGCGGCATTTTGAACACGCTCATGGACGGCAAGGATCTTTCCCGTAAGACAGCAGAGCTCTTTATGGAAGACCTGACGGACGGCATCATGGATGAACGCCAGATGGCGGGCATCTTGACCGCACTCTTTGCTAAGGGTCCTGTGGCAGACGAAATCGCCGGCTGCGCCTATGTGCTGAACAAGAAGAAACGCCGTTTCCCGTACAGCGGTGACGAACTCACGGATATCGTGGGTACGGGTGGCGATGGTAAGGGAAGCTTCAACGTGAGTTCCCTTTCGGGCCTCATCGCCGCGACTTGCGGTGCGAAGGTAGCTAAGCACGGTAACCGTGCCGTTTCGAGCAAGTCGGGCGCAGCGGACTTCTATACGGCTGCAGGCTTTAAGCTCGATATGACGCCAACGCAGGCTGCAACAGTCATCGACAAGACGAACTTTGTATTTCTCATGGCTCCGGTTTATCACAGCGCAATGCGCTTTGCGGCCCCGGTGCGTGCGGCTCTTGGCGTAAAGACCATCATGAACTTGCTTGGACCTCTCACGAACCCGGCTGAAGCCAAGTATCTGATGCTCGGCGTATACAGCAAATCAGTGCTCGAACCGTTTACCAAGGCGGCAAAGGCTCTCGGTGCAAAGCGTGTGATGGTCGCAATCAGCGATGACGGCTATGATGAAATTTCTCCGTGCGTTCCGTCAACGATTGCAGAAATTCTCGAAGACGGCAAGTACCGTGAATACCGCCTGGATCCAAAGGAATTCGGCGTTCCGTCTGTGGACCCGGAAGATCTCGCCGGCGGCACGGGCGCAGACAACTTTGCGCTCGCCATAGATCTGTTGAATGGCAAGGGTCGCCCGGGCATCAAGTATGCTTGCGCTTTGAATGCGGGGGCAGCCCTTTATATTAGCAATAAGGCAAAGACCGTGAAGGAAGGCTACGACATGGCGATGAAGGCAATGGAAGACGGCTCAGTTCTAAAGAAGATCGAAGAAGTCAAGAACGCCACTCAGCAGTTCTAA
- the trxA gene encoding thioredoxin: MSVLNVTEKDFDQVINSGKLVLVDFWAVWCRPCQMMGPVMEELAQEFDEKIVVAKVDVDSNESLCARFGITNIPNMKFFKNGLEVANIVGAVPKNTLVAAINKNL, encoded by the coding sequence ATGTCCGTTCTCAATGTGACAGAAAAAGATTTTGACCAGGTGATAAATTCTGGTAAACTCGTCTTGGTGGACTTCTGGGCTGTATGGTGCAGACCGTGCCAGATGATGGGTCCTGTGATGGAAGAACTCGCCCAAGAATTTGACGAAAAGATCGTCGTTGCCAAGGTGGACGTGGATTCGAACGAATCTCTTTGCGCTCGTTTCGGCATTACGAACATCCCGAACATGAAGTTTTTCAAGAACGGTTTGGAAGTGGCAAATATCGTCGGTGCAGTTCCCAAGAACACGCTTGTTGCCGCTATCAACAAGAACCTCTAA
- a CDS encoding glutaminyl-peptide cyclotransferase → MLSELLCAAALGSFTVLDSAEHSVDHYTQGLFFDGGVLYETTGHYGKSRMFRYPAPGKAPTDSVSLESRFFGEGSIKLGNDIFWLTWREGTAFVYDAQTLTRKSAFSIPTEGWGLAFYKGSLLMSDGSDRLYFLSPGEKNVFRNVSVTDDSKPVRNLNELEAVGDIVYANVWQSDSIAAIDPKSGKVLKWYDFSRIARQIRKKIPEAEVLNGIAYDGKAFWITGKNWPVMYKVQIKP, encoded by the coding sequence ATGCTTTCTGAACTCCTCTGCGCCGCGGCTCTCGGCTCTTTTACGGTTTTGGATTCCGCAGAACATTCTGTGGACCATTATACGCAGGGCCTGTTTTTTGACGGGGGAGTTCTTTACGAAACGACGGGGCATTATGGGAAATCCCGAATGTTCCGTTACCCGGCGCCGGGCAAAGCACCGACGGATTCCGTTTCTTTGGAATCTCGATTTTTTGGCGAAGGGTCCATTAAACTGGGAAACGATATTTTTTGGCTGACTTGGCGTGAGGGAACCGCTTTCGTTTATGACGCTCAAACGCTAACCCGCAAAAGCGCCTTTTCGATTCCGACAGAAGGCTGGGGACTCGCTTTTTATAAAGGCTCCTTGTTGATGTCTGATGGCAGTGATCGCCTGTACTTTCTTTCGCCTGGCGAAAAGAACGTTTTTCGAAACGTTTCTGTAACGGACGATTCCAAACCTGTCCGCAATCTGAATGAACTGGAAGCGGTGGGGGACATTGTTTACGCAAACGTTTGGCAGTCCGATTCCATTGCCGCAATTGATCCGAAATCGGGCAAGGTTCTCAAGTGGTATGATTTTTCAAGGATTGCCCGTCAGATCCGTAAAAAGATTCCGGAAGCAGAAGTCCTGAACGGCATCGCCTATGACGGAAAAGCTTTTTGGATCACTGGGAAAAACTGGCCGGTGATGTACAAGGTTCAAATCAAACCCTGA